The following nucleotide sequence is from Pochonia chlamydosporia 170 chromosome 4, whole genome shotgun sequence.
CTCGGCCTCGAGAACAATATACAGCAGTCACAACTACAGACTCAGCCGCAGACGCAACCGCAGCCACCGCTAGTAGCAGGTGCTCCCGTACTGTCTCAGGAGCTGATCGTAGATGTCAATGATTGCAGTCAAGGCACCTGGATAGCTGCCGAGGATTGTTTAGGCGTCCTACGCGACATGGGGGTCATTGAGGATGCAGGCATGGGATACGGCAAGCCAGAGAAGAAAGCTGACCCgcctgaagatgaagaagccagtCAGTCAGCGGATGTTAATGACGGAACGGGCCAGAAACCGCAAGATACGGCGACAAAGCCAGTCGAGGAAAGGAAGCCTCCTCCCGTCAAGCTCGTACCCAGAGTGCGCGTGGACAAGGAGGCCGTACGACGGTATGTGGCGACGCATCGTATCAGTCTCGAAAGGACGTGCGATCCGGACGGCTTCGTGATGGGGTATGCCGTCAAGACGGATGGCAGTGCAGCGGAAGGTGATAAAGCTGGAGTTGAGGCGGTATAAGTTCGAACATTGCTTCTCGCTTGGCATGGGAATGGTGTTTTGGGTGGGAGGAACCTTGTTTTTAGTGATACCCTATAGTACTTGTGGATTTGCAGGTATAGCGCCAATTGAATGAGTAAATGATATGTTTTTATTGTCAAGTGTGTCCAATTGGTATTTTTGtgccttggtcttgttaATGTGTTGCTGAGGAATATGTCACTGtcttttgttgttgtcaatTGAGTGTTGCATTGTTGGTCGACGAGGGGAGACGTTGAATGTCGTTGAAGCTACCCGCATCAGGAAACAAGCTGCATGACCTGATCTACACGATTCAACGCTGCATCTCAGTTCGCAGGATACCGGACTGTAACGACAGATCCAATTGACAATTACGTTTGAGTCTAGTCCATCAATGGCAAGTTTGGTAGTCTTGCCAAACTTTCACGCCCACCCTCACAACCGCCACACCTTACAATCATCCACAGAGATGTCCTGGCCCTAAGCCTCGATGCCTTAGTTCAACGGCGACAATACACTTTTCTACGATTCATCAACGCCTTTTCATGCCTGGCGCGAAAATACCAGTGGGGTGAAATTCTCACAGGGTACCTGTTGTACCCATTACGAGTGGACGTATTTGGCTAGACGCAAGTGCGGGCTCAATTGGCAAGTCGCTTCTCAACATTTGAGtgaaataaaaaaaaaatctaCATCAACTGATGGGTTTGAGCACATGAATCTTTGGGCCGCCCGAAAAATTCTCGTGGCAGGTCAGAGTCAAGTGGCCGGTAATTGCGCAACCCCTGCTAGCGGTGGAAGCCAGGCCAGAACATCAAGGCTTCTATCGTCGATTTTACTGTGCAGCAACTACTACCAGGGCTGCATCTGCCAAACAGCCAGGGGGTTTGAGAGGTCTGgttcatcttgttcaattGTTCTGCCAGGGGGTTGGCACTGAGATTGGCGGTGGGAAAAAGGAGAGCATTAAGCCTGCAATCCCGTGCGACCTGCGCCGAGACAATAGCAGGGATGCAGCTGTCGTGATGTCTATTCCCAGCGGCACGGTGCACACCTGAGGCAAAGATATAGATTTATGAGGACACGATTGCATCAATCATGCAGCGCTGTATCGGCACGCACaagcccagccaagcttACAGGGGACCAGGGAGCTACGAGCCAGCCGTGATTGTCTCAGTGAGACTTGCAGACTGTTGGCTGAAGCCGGCCAAGAAAAAAATAAACAAACGTCTTGGCCTGTCAGATCAATATGGACGGTCCTTGCGTGCGATGCCAAATTTCCAAGTAATTGGCGTGAGCGATCCTGTCGCTGTCGATGCCCATTCATATCATCCACGGTAAAACATCACGAAGTTCCCGGCGCTGAACGAGACTGGAAGCAAACTTTCCGTCTCATCAGCACCGCAATAAACTGTACCTGCGTCATTTTGCAGCTTCGGCTGGCGGCTCTGGCCGGCTGCAGCTAGGCTCTCTAGGGCCATGGCCTTTATTAGTACCGCCTGGCATCCGAATGCCTGGCGCCATCCGGCTGTAACCACTGCCAGGGTACGGAGTAAGGGGGGTCCGCTGTCACGTCCAATTTTGGAAGGAAAATTTTTTCCATTCCCTTGTTTGTTCGGTGCGCCGCGCGCAAAACAGTCCGGACGGAAATACAAGCATGCACACATCGCACAGCACAGGTCAAGAGACCAGATTTCAGGGTCCCACCAATAAACCATCTCAGCTGAGATCGACTGTGCCATTGGGCCGGACCGCGGCTCTGGACCCGGTAAAGGCAAAGACACACTCTGGTTTGCACCGGTTGGAAGTGATGAGATAATACCGCTCGTCACTCCCCGACCAGGTATAGTTGTTGAACACCAGTGAGGATAGAATATGCTCACTCGAATTTCCGACCGTAATCCGCACGGGGCTCCTTGATTGCGTAGTGAATCGTTATCAGGATAGGGTCACCAGATCGTCGTTCCCTGTTTTTCTGCCATCCGGGTGCTCGTCATGCCGTGTAGGATCTAGCAGTTGGTTTCTCGAGAAGACATCGAGACGCCCATGTGTCAACCAGACGTTGTCTTGCGAGCGAGAACCATCAATTCgacgttttcttttttcgGTGTCGTTGATTTCTCCTATTAGGCGTGGCTGGTAGtgttcaacatcctcagATCGACGATGCTTGGACATTCCGATTCTCGGGTACCATTTTCCTCGGCATGCCAATTTTTGTCGCTTGTCTTGGTCCGCTGGAAggcttttgctgctgtgccaGTTCGGCAAAGTAAGACCTGGTCAATGTCGCTTCTTTCCGTGGCTACAGGTCGGACAAACTGCCATAGGGTGTAAGGCACGCTTTATATCCTTTTTCCTGCTTCGGTTTGCGCCCATGAATCATGTGCGCCTGGCGTATCCCGCAATATGAGAAGCGTGTCCCATTGTTTATCATCCTGATTCTCTCATCCGCTCTGCTTTCATTGCTTCATGCGTAAACAGAGATTCTGAGCGGGACTTTTCGCCCCCTTTTCGGTCAGTCGTGAACATCCGCCGAGCGGTTTCACATAACCGAGCTCATTCTCTATCCATGCCTCCAATCCACACATGTGGACACTCACGATCCACCCACGTGTCAGGCGCAGTCGTTGGAAGTCTTGTCGTGAGCTTTGAGCCTTGCTGTCGCACCCATGACAATCCATCAACGGGAACCGCCAAGTGGGGCTCACACCCTGTCGCAACTTGGACGGCGGTGGAGCCTATTTGTAGCCTCATTGCCTCATCCCTTCCAGATCCGGGACCTGTGATCAAAGCTTATCAGTTTGATATcgcgttttttttttcttcatgcCTCAGACACCACGGCCATGATATCCACAAGCAAATTTTCATCCACTCTCCTTTCCCGAAGCCAAGGTCGCCCTCGAAATCTGTGACTTCATCGACTTGCAATTCGTATCTTTGTAAACGTgtatataataataaaataAATATTCTCGTCGTTGCGTTGGCGTCGATGAATAGGGTCATTCCGTTGAATTCGACGTTTGCGAATTGGATCAAAGCTCTGGCGCCCCCAAAACCACAACCCAACTGCTCATGATTCATGGCCCACCAATGTAAGTGCGTAAACAGCAACAAACACCTCAGGCCATGAAACTCCATCTTGCTCATCCATCTTTCGTACACCCCCGTCATCATTTCTTCTGGTGTACCCACCCGACTTCCCCCGAGAGGCTACCAACCCGTGTAAAGCCTCCATTCTCCGTCGAGATTCGCACCCATTGACGGTTGCTGTTTGCTGTGAAAATCTCGCTGCCTCATATTCCAGCATCTCCGAAGCTGCCTCATTCTCACAGTTGCCCCGGCTCACTCTCGAACCCCCTTTGCCCCATTGCCCCCAGGTGGAACCTTTTTCTGCTCGCTTTCCCAGCTCCAACCTTTTCCTCTCTTCCCTTTTCTTCCCTCAGCTCTGCTCTCTCTCGATCTTCCTAACCTTTGCTTTCAACCTCACAAGTCAACTTCCCACCCTCAAACACCACTCTCccctcacaaccacaatcacaatGGCCTCCCGTGTCTTTGCTTCCCGTCTGGCTACCCAGATGGCCACCAAGGCTGCTCGCCCTGCCATCCGAGCCCCCGTTGCCGCTGCTTCCAAGCGCACCATCACTGGTAAGCATCATCCGAGGGAGGAAAACTTTTCTGGACCCAACTGGCTCTAAGAAACCGAGCAATATCGAGCTCCCAAGGAGTCAATTGTCGAACCAGCTGGCTAACGATGTCGTAAAGGCTCTGCCAGCCCTCTCCAGACCCTCAAGCGCCAGCAGGCCACCACCCTCCTGCAGGCCACTTCACGAAATGCCTTCCAGGTTCAGCGCCGCGCCTACTCTTCTGAGATCGCCCAGGCCATGGTTGAGGTCTCCAAGAACTTGGGTATGGGCTCTGCCGCCATTGGTCTGACTGGTGCTGGTATCGGTATCGGTCTCGTCTTCGCCGCCCTCCTGAACGGTGTTGCCCGCAACCCTGCTCTCCGTGGCCAGCTTTTCTCCTATGCCATTTTGGGATTCGCTTTCGTCGAAGCCATTGGTCTTTTCGATCTCATGGTTGCCCTTATGGCCAAGTTCGTACGTCATGACCGACAATATTTCCGTATCCACAAATGGAACAACTCGATACTAACCGGAATAATTAGACTTAAATTTCTTCTCATTGATGTGAGGAGGTTCCTGCCGTATGATGGAACTGTAATATCAGGGGGTGAGCTTTGTATGACTTCATGCAGAGTGTATGGGTGGTCAGCTATATGAGCATGAGCTGCCAACCGATATGATAGACAAAAAAGGAGGGGATTGCATTATAGAGGGCATAGAATTGGGAGCGGCGTCAAAACAAAGGGATGCCGTCTTTGTGATAGAGCTGGGATAATTATCCAGCATATTCCTCCCAGGAATCGACTTgtaaaataaaaaaaagcCTCATTTATCTCAATTCTTCGACGAATGAAGACactttttcctttttgttaAACAATATATTTAACATTTCTTGAAATATTTCTTAACTGGTGACCATACTGATAGTGCAACCCAATGGCAATATTGTTACCGTACTGATTTGGTATTAGAAGTGACGTGATCTAATTTCTGCCATAGTTCACGGCACCCGGTGAAACTGTGTGTTTGTTCGGTTTCTTGTGGTGCCCTTAGCCGGGCACGCAATATGTTCCCCATAGGTCCAAGGGCTGTTGCCGAGGGTCAATCTGGGGCATAGTCGACAATAAATCAGCGCACCTCGAATAGCCGTCGCCAGAACACACACA
It contains:
- a CDS encoding ATPase, F0 complex, subunit C, DCCD-binding site (similar to Metarhizium robertsii ARSEF 23 XP_007820965.1), with the translated sequence MASRVFASRLATQMATKAARPAIRAPVAAASKRTITGSASPLQTLKRQQATTLLQATSRNAFQVQRRAYSSEIAQAMVEVSKNLGMGSAAIGLTGAGIGIGLVFAALLNGVARNPALRGQLFSYAILGFAFVEAIGLFDLMVALMAKFT